A single window of Eleginops maclovinus isolate JMC-PN-2008 ecotype Puerto Natales chromosome 19, JC_Emac_rtc_rv5, whole genome shotgun sequence DNA harbors:
- the LOC134881631 gene encoding uncharacterized protein LOC134881631 gives MDAALVNQTNTYTSCITESSVEGYMYPSVYSLFFMVGLPANCLSLYVAWMLMRSGNSMAVYLINLCISDLLYTISLPVWIELALQRPMGDLCSLVAVIMYNSFYVGSGLLCCISVDRYLAVVYPLHFHWVREVRTAAIVSIAVWTLEITIHIILLNHTGALQAFSSRNLCEERIPMTQEDANLALTRFTLGFLIPFFIMTFCFQQIMQSLQKNISIMTVERRKVGWLLFYLLLTYTVAFMPFQIVMLLRAILEPGTCAWAKRLRDPYLVTVATTTINSTLDPIIYCLISESAQREIRKAVEKCRGVFLRRRLSENNLPQHTSDQQLLLLQHVFVIRKCRMCCEITFFHKRCERIHSTMENLTLTTNNSECFPVDSASRRRLFMFFYMAIIVTAIPSNAFSLYVSWQHIRQKNGLGVYLFNLALSDLTFTIGLSLWLDFLWKGLWVHGGYVCVLSVYFLYTNFYTSEALLCCIAVDRYLAVVHPFKYTFLRRVNPAAAVGVAIWVLVVCFNASTITWEDSYRENNTFAVCFDIFLPLSGNLVRANVARFILGFIVPILLVVFSTWGICEAVKSNQATKERERKHILKLLTVVLLCVLFCFGPIHVMMLLRTQMDDCREVAWLLFPYKISIALSSLNCLADPLLYCFITRTGKANVNQVVLFFQVKKSSNDEDVV, from the exons ATGGACGCAGCTCTTGTTAACCAGACAAACACATATACCTCCTGCATCACGGAGTCCTCAGTGGAAGGGTACATGTATCCATCTGTTTATTCTCTATTTTTTATGGTGGGCTTACCGGCTAACTGCCTATCTTTGTATGTGGCCTGGATGCTGATGAGGAGTGGAAACAGCATGGCAGTCTACCTCATCAACCTGTGCATCTCTGACCTGCTCTACACAATCTCTCTGCCTGTGTGGATTGAGCTGGCCCTGCAGAGACCTATGGGTGACCTTTGCAGTTTAGTGGCAGTGATCATGTACAACAGCTTTTACGTAGGCTCGGGCCTCCTTTGCTGCATCTCTGTTGATCGCTACCTAGCAGTGGTCTATCCGCTCCACTTTCACTGGGTCAGAGAGGTGCGGACAGCAGCAATAGTGAGTATTGCCGTCTGGACTTTGGAGATTACCATTCACATCATCTTGCTTAACCACACGGGGGCACTACAAGCTTTCTCCTCAAGAAACTTATGTGAGGAGCGAATACCCATGACACAAGAAGACGCCAACCTCGCCCTTACACGTTTCACCCTGGGTTTCTTGATCCCTTTCTTCATCatgactttttgttttcagcagATTATGCAATCGCTCCAAAAGAACATTTCCATCATGACAGTGGAACGCAGGAAAGTGGGATGGCTGCTGTTTTACCTTCTTCTAACCTACACAGTGGCCTTTATGCCCTTCCAGATTGTCATGCTGCTAAGGGCCATACTGGAGCCAGGGACCTGTGCATGGGCCAAAAGGCTTAGAGATCCATACCTGGTCACTGTCGCCACCACCACCATAAACAGTACACTTGATCCTATAATATACTGTTTAATCAGTGAGAGCGCTCAGAGAGAGATAAGGAAAGCTGTAGAGAAATGTCGGGGAGTGTTTCTGAGGAGGAGATTGTCAGAGA ATAATCTACCACAGCACACATCTGATCAACAATTGCTTTTGTTACAGCATGTTTTTGTCATCCGGAAATGCAGGATGTGTTGTGAAATTACCTTCTTCCATAAAAG gtGTGAGCGTATACACTCCACAATGGAAAACTTAACCCTGACCACAAATAATTCAGAATGCTTCCCAGTTGACAGCGCTTCAAGGAGGCggttgtttatgtttttctacATGGCTATCATCGTCACTGCCATCCCGTCCAACGCCTTCTCCCTCTACGTGTCATGGCAGCACATAAGACAGAAGAATGGGCTCGGTGTGTATCTATTTAACTTGGCCCTGAGTGACCTGACCTTCACCATCGGCCTGTCTCTTTGGCTGGACTTCTTGTGGAAAGGACTTTGGGTCCACGGAGGCTACGTTTGTGTGCTATCTGTCTACTTTCTCTACACTAATTTTTACACCAGTGAAGCTCTCCTCTGCTGCATCGCTGTCGACCGCTACCTAGCAGTAGTTCACCCATTTAAGTACACTTTCTTGAGGAGAGTTAATCCTGCAGCAGCAGTCGGTGTTGCCATTTGGGTGTTGGTGGTCTGTTTCAACGCTTCTACCATAACTTGGGAGGACTCCTACCGTGAGAACAACACGTTTGCAGTGTGCTTTGATATTTTCCTCCCACTATCAGGGAACCTTGTCCGGGCTAATGTAGCACGCTTTATCCTGGGCTTTATTGTTCCCATTCTCCTGGTGGTATTTTCCACTTGGGGGATCTGTGAGGCCGTAAAATCCAATCAGGCCACAAAGGAACGAGAACGCAAGCATATCTTAAAGCTGCTGACAGTAGTgctgctttgtgttttgttctgctTTGGGCCTATCCACGTCATGATGCTCCTCCGCACACAAATGGATGACTGCAGGGAGGTTGCTTGGCTCCTTTTTCCATACAAAATCAGCATAGCTCTCTCAAGCCTAAATTGCCTTGCAGACCCTCTGCTTTACTGCTTTATTACTAGAACGGGGAAGGCAAATGTCAATCAGGTTGTTCTGTTCTTCCAGGTAAAGAAGAGTAGCAATGATGAAGATGTGGTATAG
- the kcnk10b gene encoding potassium channel subfamily K member 10b isoform X2: protein MAVQTNLVPPKKAQAGMAKSSLVQASVATMQNPMSCDPKANGHCPLPRLSISSRSASVVASMDASCDGMAAALHSVMKWKTVLAVFIVVVLYLICGGLTFKALEQPFESNQKTSITLEKALFLERHPCVTPQELEGLIKRAIDAMNAGVSPIGNTSDTSSYWDMGSAFFFAGTVITTIGYGNIAPSTEGGKIFCILYAIFGIPLFGFLLAGIGDQLGTIFVKSILRVEKIFRQKHKQISQTKIRVTSTILFILAGCIVFVTIPAVVFKHIEGWTTLEAIYFVVITLTTVGIGDYVAGGDRIIDYMKWYKPLVWFWILVGLAYFAAVLSMIGDWLRVLSKKTKNEVVEIKAHAAEWKANVRAEFRETRRRLSVEIHDKLQRAATIRSMERRQLGLEQRALSLDMLSPEKRALFASLDAARFKTSSQESIDTKLNNLRLKGACEAYDHHTSEQTPQTASSSEENLSNLRFGSLTKLARRNKNRDLRRNNNEDVQRASLGINNAMLGVERTEEEEDVDPDEENGEKKEGNTSLTNLSHYATERSKLNGFTTVEAKDGEND from the exons A TGGCGGTCCAAACCAACTTGGTCCCTCCCAAAAAGGCCCAGGCTGGCATGGCGAAGTCAAGTCTTGTCCAGGCCAGTGTGGCCACCATGCAGAATCCTATGAGCTGTGACCCTAAGGCCAATGGTCACTGTCCACTGCCACGCCTGTCCATCTCCTCCCGCTCTGCCAGCGTGGTGGCCAGCATGGACGCCAGCTGCGATGGCATGGCCGCAGCACTCCACTCAGTCATGAAGTGGAAGACGGTGCTGGCCGTGTTCATCGTGGTTGTTCTCTACCTGATCTGCGGGGGTCTGACATTCAAGGCGCTGGAGCAGCCATTTGAGAGCAACCAGAAAACCAGCATCACTCTGGAGAAGGCTTTGTTCCTGGAGAGACACCCTTGTGTTACTCCTCAAGAGCTTGAGGGACTTATCAAG CGTGCTATAGATGCCATGAACGCAGGAGTGAGTCCTATTGGAAACACATCCGACACTTCCAGTTACTGGGACATGGGCAGTGCCTTCTTCTTCGCTGGGACCGTCATCACAACCATAg gTTATGGAAACATAGCTCCAAGCACGGAGGGCGGGAAAATCTTTTGTATCCTTTATGCCATATTTGGCATCCCACTCTTTGGCTTTTTGTTGGCGGGGATTGGAGACCAGCTGGGGACTATCTTTGTGAAAAGCATCTTGAGAGTTGAGAAGATATTCAGG caaaaacacaaacagataagCCAAACTAAGATCAGAGTGACGTCCACCATCCTGTTCATTCTGGCTGGCTGCATTGTTTTTGTCACCATCCCTGCTGTCGTCTTCAAACACATCGAGGGCTGGACCACACTAGAGGCCATCTACTTTGTTGTGATCACACTCACCACAGTGGGAATAGGAGACTATGTGGCAG GTGGGGACCGTATAATCGACTATATGAAGTGGTACAAACCTCTGGTGTGGTTCTGGATCTTGGTGGGTTTAGCATACTTTGCTGCCGTCCTCAGCATGATTGGAGATTGGCTTCGAGTTCTGTCTAAAAAGACCAAAAATGAG GTTGTGGAGATTAAAGCTCATGCCGCTGAATGGAAGGCAAATGTTCGAGCAGAGTTTCGTGAAACAAGGCGGCGCCTGAGTGTTGAGATCCACGACAAGCTCCAGCGGGCAGCCACCATCCGCAGCATGGAGCGCCGTCAGCTTGGCCTGGAGCAGCGAGCTCTCTCTCTGGACATGCTGTCCCCAGAGAAGAGGGCCTTGTTTGCCAGTCTGGATGCTGCTCGCTTCAAGACTTCTTCTCAGGAGAGCATTGACACCAAGCTCAACAACCTGAGGCTGAAGGGGGCCTGTGAAGCGTACGACCATCACACGAGTGAGCAAACACCACAGACGGCATCTTCCTCAGAGGAGAATCTCTCCAACCTGCGCTTTGGATCCCTTACCAAGCTGGCCAGACGCAACAAGAACCGTGATCTGCGGAGGAACAATAATGAGGATGTGCAACGGGCAAGCCTAGGAATAAATAATGCCATGCTGGGTGTTGAGAGgacggaagaagaagaagatgtggACCCAGATGAGGAAaacggagagaaaaaagagggaaacaCCAGTCTGACAAACCTGTCACATTACGCAACAGAGCGCAGCAAGTTGAATGGGTTCACAACAGTCGAGGCAAAAGATGGAGAGAACGACTAG
- the kcnk10b gene encoding potassium channel subfamily K member 10b isoform X1 codes for MKFPIETPRKQVNWEPEQVAVQTNLVPPKKAQAGMAKSSLVQASVATMQNPMSCDPKANGHCPLPRLSISSRSASVVASMDASCDGMAAALHSVMKWKTVLAVFIVVVLYLICGGLTFKALEQPFESNQKTSITLEKALFLERHPCVTPQELEGLIKRAIDAMNAGVSPIGNTSDTSSYWDMGSAFFFAGTVITTIGYGNIAPSTEGGKIFCILYAIFGIPLFGFLLAGIGDQLGTIFVKSILRVEKIFRQKHKQISQTKIRVTSTILFILAGCIVFVTIPAVVFKHIEGWTTLEAIYFVVITLTTVGIGDYVAGGDRIIDYMKWYKPLVWFWILVGLAYFAAVLSMIGDWLRVLSKKTKNEVVEIKAHAAEWKANVRAEFRETRRRLSVEIHDKLQRAATIRSMERRQLGLEQRALSLDMLSPEKRALFASLDAARFKTSSQESIDTKLNNLRLKGACEAYDHHTSEQTPQTASSSEENLSNLRFGSLTKLARRNKNRDLRRNNNEDVQRASLGINNAMLGVERTEEEEDVDPDEENGEKKEGNTSLTNLSHYATERSKLNGFTTVEAKDGEND; via the exons atgAAATTTCCAATAGAAACCCCAAGGAAACAAGTTAACTGGGAACCAGAACAAG TGGCGGTCCAAACCAACTTGGTCCCTCCCAAAAAGGCCCAGGCTGGCATGGCGAAGTCAAGTCTTGTCCAGGCCAGTGTGGCCACCATGCAGAATCCTATGAGCTGTGACCCTAAGGCCAATGGTCACTGTCCACTGCCACGCCTGTCCATCTCCTCCCGCTCTGCCAGCGTGGTGGCCAGCATGGACGCCAGCTGCGATGGCATGGCCGCAGCACTCCACTCAGTCATGAAGTGGAAGACGGTGCTGGCCGTGTTCATCGTGGTTGTTCTCTACCTGATCTGCGGGGGTCTGACATTCAAGGCGCTGGAGCAGCCATTTGAGAGCAACCAGAAAACCAGCATCACTCTGGAGAAGGCTTTGTTCCTGGAGAGACACCCTTGTGTTACTCCTCAAGAGCTTGAGGGACTTATCAAG CGTGCTATAGATGCCATGAACGCAGGAGTGAGTCCTATTGGAAACACATCCGACACTTCCAGTTACTGGGACATGGGCAGTGCCTTCTTCTTCGCTGGGACCGTCATCACAACCATAg gTTATGGAAACATAGCTCCAAGCACGGAGGGCGGGAAAATCTTTTGTATCCTTTATGCCATATTTGGCATCCCACTCTTTGGCTTTTTGTTGGCGGGGATTGGAGACCAGCTGGGGACTATCTTTGTGAAAAGCATCTTGAGAGTTGAGAAGATATTCAGG caaaaacacaaacagataagCCAAACTAAGATCAGAGTGACGTCCACCATCCTGTTCATTCTGGCTGGCTGCATTGTTTTTGTCACCATCCCTGCTGTCGTCTTCAAACACATCGAGGGCTGGACCACACTAGAGGCCATCTACTTTGTTGTGATCACACTCACCACAGTGGGAATAGGAGACTATGTGGCAG GTGGGGACCGTATAATCGACTATATGAAGTGGTACAAACCTCTGGTGTGGTTCTGGATCTTGGTGGGTTTAGCATACTTTGCTGCCGTCCTCAGCATGATTGGAGATTGGCTTCGAGTTCTGTCTAAAAAGACCAAAAATGAG GTTGTGGAGATTAAAGCTCATGCCGCTGAATGGAAGGCAAATGTTCGAGCAGAGTTTCGTGAAACAAGGCGGCGCCTGAGTGTTGAGATCCACGACAAGCTCCAGCGGGCAGCCACCATCCGCAGCATGGAGCGCCGTCAGCTTGGCCTGGAGCAGCGAGCTCTCTCTCTGGACATGCTGTCCCCAGAGAAGAGGGCCTTGTTTGCCAGTCTGGATGCTGCTCGCTTCAAGACTTCTTCTCAGGAGAGCATTGACACCAAGCTCAACAACCTGAGGCTGAAGGGGGCCTGTGAAGCGTACGACCATCACACGAGTGAGCAAACACCACAGACGGCATCTTCCTCAGAGGAGAATCTCTCCAACCTGCGCTTTGGATCCCTTACCAAGCTGGCCAGACGCAACAAGAACCGTGATCTGCGGAGGAACAATAATGAGGATGTGCAACGGGCAAGCCTAGGAATAAATAATGCCATGCTGGGTGTTGAGAGgacggaagaagaagaagatgtggACCCAGATGAGGAAaacggagagaaaaaagagggaaacaCCAGTCTGACAAACCTGTCACATTACGCAACAGAGCGCAGCAAGTTGAATGGGTTCACAACAGTCGAGGCAAAAGATGGAGAGAACGACTAG